CCCGCCGGTGGAGAGGAGCTCGATTCCGAGCGCGGCGAGGCCGCGGGCGAAGTCCACGACGCCGGTCTTGTCGTGGACCGAGACGAGCGCGCGCCTGACCCTCATCGCACGATCACCTTGCGGCCGGCGAGCCTCAACCGGCCCTCGGCGAAGAGGCGGACGGCCTCGGGATAGATGCGGTGCTCCACGGCGAGGATGCGGGCCGACAAGGACTCCTCCGTGTCGTCGGGCTGGACGGGCACGCTCGCCTGCAGGGCGATCGGTCCGGTGTCGACGCCCTCGTCGACGAAGTGGACCGTCGCGCCGGCGACCTTGACGCCGTAGTCGAGGGCCTGGCGCTGGGCGTGCAGGCCCGGAAAGGCCGGGAGCAGCGAGGGGTGGATGTTCAGGACGCGGCCGGCGAAGGCGCGGACGAGCTCCGGCGTGAGGATCCGCATGAACCCCGCGAGGCAGACGAGCCCCACGCGGTGCTCCTCGAGCAGCCGGCCGAGGGCCGCGTCGTACGCCGCGCGGTCGCCGAAGTCCTTCGGGTTGAGCCACACCGCCGCGACGCCGTGGGCCCGCGCGCGCTCGAGCGCCTGCGCCCGCTCCTTGTCGGAGACCACGACGACGACGCGCGCCGGGTAGCCCGGGCGCGCCGCGGCGTCGAGGAGCGCCTGGAGGTTCGAGCCGCGCCCCGAGCCGAGCACGCCCACGCGCAGCCGGATGTCCTCGCGCGTCACGCGACGAGCTCCACGCCGCGCGCGCCCGCCACGATCTCGCCGATGGGCAGAACGGTCTCGCCGCCGCCGAGGACCCGCACGACCTCGTCGGCGTGCTTCCGCGCCGTCACCAGCACGTAGCCGATCCCCATGTTGAATGTCCTGAACATCTCCGCGTCGCCGATCCGGCCGCCGCGCTGGATGGCCTCGAACACCGGCGGGATCTTCCACGCGCTCCGCGAGATCCGCGCGCGGCAGCCCTTCGGGAGGACGCGGGGAAGATTGCCCGTGATCCCGCCTCCGGTGACGTGGGCCATGGCCCGCACCGGGAGACGCTTCAGGAGCGCCAGGATCGGCTTCACGTAGATCCGCGTAGGCTCCAGCAGCACGTCGCCCACGCGGCGATCCGTCCCCGGCAGGATCGAGTCGAGCGGGAGCCGGAGCTCGTCGAAGATGACCCGGCGCGCGAGGCTGTAGCCGTTCGCGTGGAGGCCCGACGACTGGAGCCCCAGCACGACGTCGCCCGGCCTGACCGCCGCGCCGTCCACGATCTTCTTCCGCTCGACGATCCCCACCGCGAAGCCCGCCAGATCGTACTCGCCCGGCGCGTAGAACCCCGGCAGCTCGGCGGTCTCACCGCCGATCAGGGCGCAGCCGGCCGCGAGGCACCCCTGCACCACGCCGCTCACGATCGCCTCGACCTGCGCGGGATCGAGCCGCCCCGTGCCGATG
This window of the Candidatus Methylomirabilota bacterium genome carries:
- the purN gene encoding phosphoribosylglycinamide formyltransferase gives rise to the protein MTREDIRLRVGVLGSGRGSNLQALLDAAARPGYPARVVVVVSDKERAQALERARAHGVAAVWLNPKDFGDRAAYDAALGRLLEEHRVGLVCLAGFMRILTPELVRAFAGRVLNIHPSLLPAFPGLHAQRQALDYGVKVAGATVHFVDEGVDTGPIALQASVPVQPDDTEESLSARILAVEHRIYPEAVRLFAEGRLRLAGRKVIVR
- the purM gene encoding phosphoribosylformylglycinamidine cyclo-ligase, which encodes MKPLTYREAGVDIDAGDDAVRRIAPLARKTLRREVIGGIGGFAGFVRVPPRLVEPVLVSSTDGVGTKLKVAFMTGRHDTVGIDLVAMGVNDVLVHGAEPLYFLDYIGTGRLDPAQVEAIVSGVVQGCLAAGCALIGGETAELPGFYAPGEYDLAGFAVGIVERKKIVDGAAVRPGDVVLGLQSSGLHANGYSLARRVIFDELRLPLDSILPGTDRRVGDVLLEPTRIYVKPILALLKRLPVRAMAHVTGGGITGNLPRVLPKGCRARISRSAWKIPPVFEAIQRGGRIGDAEMFRTFNMGIGYVLVTARKHADEVVRVLGGGETVLPIGEIVAGARGVELVA